A stretch of DNA from Zootoca vivipara chromosome 16, rZooViv1.1, whole genome shotgun sequence:
TCCTATaaagaatatattttattgaaaacaaACTGAACTTTCAACAGAAGCCTTTGATACTTGTGTTTATGTCCATCTATTGTACATAAATTATCTTTTGTAAACTTCCTTGGAATGCATTTGCCTGAAAATCAGTATATAAGTGCAGTCAGTCAATCAACCAAAAGGAGCTCATCCTTGTTCACCATTATTTGATTAGGTTGCTCAGTTGTCATGCAGAGTTTTCCCTCCCATTGCCCTGAAATTGTTGtctatatttattttaaacaactgGGATGGTTAACATTTCCAACTTCAGAAAGCCAGGAGCTGTAGATTTCCTAGGCCTCTTTACTAGTTAGTTTTCACTTACCATTTCAGATGGTGGCTATTCATATCTTTATTTCCCCTCAGAGTTCTCAACACCAGATATCTACCTTACCTCCAATATCGTGGCTAATCACTGGGAGAAAATTGTATGCAGCATCCCAAGTTTGAAAGTGAGAGGTTCCAGCTCCCCATCTAATGTCAGCATCTTCCTGAAAAAGGGCAGTAATATCCTGAAGTGGGAGCGCAGCATCTCTGTGGAGTACAGCTTTTTGGCTAAACCTCAGGAGGATGGGGATGTCATTCTCTGTGAAGCTCACCTCCAGGTGGGCTCAGAAGTACTGCAAAAAAGTGCAAACAGAACCTTGAAGATTGTGGGTAAGTTCTACTTGCTATGCATCTGATTGGTTTTGCCACGTGTTCAGGGCTGGGAGGGCCGGTTTGGAAGTACCGgtaatttacacacacatatatatctaaCAATTTGTTCTAGCCCAGAGGCCTTAGGATACTTCTGTAGctgagtattttatttatttacgtgTTAAAccacatttatatgccacccaattTACAACCAGCTGAAATACAAATTCATTTAAGTCAGTCcattaaacaataaataataaagcaccCAGCATTAACTATTGTTCCACATGAAATCTGAATGggcccctaaaggtaaaggtaaagggacccctgaccattaggtccagtcgtgaccgactccggggttgcggcgctcatctcgctttattgtgtttttaaaaaaatattttaaaaggtctttatttcaattattaaaaaatataacaaaatataacataacataacacaacATAACAACATCACatcttagaaaaaaaaatccaaaaaattaacaaagaaagCAAACGAAGAAAtactgaaataaaatacatatgcaTAAATTCATCATATGCACAAATATGCACAAACATATCATACATATATAAATGCAAAGAATAGATATAAAAATGAGACTTAgacaaagaagagaagaagaaagagaaaaaaagaaagagataatgagaaagagaaagaaaaagaaaagaagaaataaaagagaagttaaaagaaaaaagaaaaatagaaaaagaaaagtaaacaatGTAATAGAAAACTTTATACAGTACAACTTTCTTGACTTCCACCGCTTCTCCATACAGTAATTAATCTAAATACCTATATATTATCTATTTGTTGTTATCTTCGTCTTAAATTATTTTCCAACATACATAATTAATTTCTCTCATTTACCAATTTAGGTTATTCTAAGCACAGCCAGATTTTTGCTCCCAGACCTTGTTTTCCTAGATATTCATTTAGGCACTCCCATTGTTTTTGGATTTTAATTTTAGGTTTGTGATGAattaaatctgtcaattttgctaaTTCTAAATATTCGCATAATTTATCAATCCATTCTCCCTTTGTTGGAACATCTGTACTTTTCCATTTGTTCGCTATTAATAATCTTGCAGCTGTCGATGCATACATGAAGATGTTTACTTTTTCActagatatattattatttaagatacctaataaatacatttctgcttttttgaCAAAGGATATTTGTAGTagttttttaatttcttcatgaaTTAATTACCAGAATTTTTTAATCATTGGGCATGTCCACCATATATGAAATAAACTGCCAATCATACCATTACACCTCCAGCACTTGTTACTAAGAGAATtattcatttttgccaatttctgcacccaaaagctcataccaatgacaaactaaggtgctactggaaggaatttttttttattttttgtttcaatgcTGTTACCTTGTATCTCTTTCAAGCTGCTTCAACTCTCAGGGGATGGGACTGGGGAGAATTTATCTCCAGCCAGGCAACCAAGCTCAGCTTATCTTCCTTACCTGATAGGAGGAGTTGAGGACCAGCAGTGGGGTAGCAACCTCAGCCAGTGCCTGGGgcagaccaaagttgttgaacttttttttaggaaatcaaagttgttgagctttttataatCAGGGTTTTGATTTTATTGGCCTGCTAAGAGGCTCAGATATTGTGCTTCCATACTGGCTGCTTGTGGAagaagcatttccccctcctctgcagcTAGTAGGCTGCTCACTTAGCAGGCTAgtacagtggcatagcatggtgggggggggtgaggtcacTGCCCAGGCACATTTTTTAGGGGGCTCAACCAGGAACCCCGACAGAGAAAGGCCTGACTGGGCCAGCCTTTTTGTGCCGCCCCTCTCTGACGGTGGCAGCTTCCTCCCCTGGCCACAGCTGCATCCCAGAAGAATCGGAGAGGCGGCCGCAGGGTCCTCCTCTGTCgctgcgatctgcgcagctccaCCCCCAGGTCAAGAGTTGGAGAGGCAGCTGCAGTGTGGAAGCAGTGGGCTCCAgggggagacacccccccccccgtgcatgcCTGGCCCAGGTGGCGATCAGGATGCTACAGCATGGGGCTGGTAAAAGAAGCCAAAGTAAAAAGCTGCTATGATCCACCTGTTTGGTTAAGCAAGAATAGGCTTCAAGAGGCTggatcttcctttcctttttgggtGCAATGTAATTGGAATTGGGGAGTGTTTGGCAATGCTTGGCTTATGGTGCTGTGACTGGAATGACATCTCTCTATGGCTCTCTAGGGTCTCTCACAGCTGTTTTGGGTTTTATGATTTATTTCTTTACCTATTTATATCACACTTTTTATGATGAGCCTTCTGAAAGCAGCTTACAAAGATCACTCAAAACAATGACAGTAATTTTAAAACTATTTCACTACAGCAATCTATCTATATTTACAAAATCTAAGCAGCAGTGCTAACTAAATAAAACccatcatagtgctttaattaaaaacaatttaaagcatcATCAGAATAAgcctaaaacattttatttttatttttcaaagaacACTTTAGTGCAGCAGTTaaattaaaagaggattggaataGAAGTGTATTCAAAGCCCATTAAAAAATAGTAAGGAAAGGACCATTTTTATAGTGGCTGATGGTGCTGGTTTAAAAGTATGGGTCCATTACTGAAATAGCCCTGCTTTTTAATGGAAGTACTTCTCGACAACAACTGCCCCAATGACTGAACAATGATGGTGTTATCAGACTGTCCCATCCCAATAAAGAATTATGCTACTGTGTGCTGCCTGAAAGTAAGAGTGAGCTTCTTTTCCCCTGCTATACAGTATGCCATCTAAATCCATGTGTAACTGAGGCTTCTGCAACTCATCAACCATTTTTTTCTTATTGCAGCCAGTCCATACAATGTGAACGTCTCAACAAATTTCACGGCGTACAAAACCGGTGCCCCCCTTGTGGTGAAGTGCCATGCAGAGGGAAAGCCCTTTCCAGAGTTTTCATGGGATCTCCCCTCCCAGACTGGCGTGGAATACTCAGATAGCAATAAGACCATCACAATCCCTTCAGCGCAAATATACCATAATGGGACTTACCGATGTCTAGTACATAATGTCTATGGCAATGGCTCGGCAGAGGTTGACATTCTGTATGAAGGTGGGTTGCCTATGACTTTCTTTccagtctcctccttcccccagcgTAGCACTTTCTCGACTTCCTTCCTCATCCAAGGGTGCTTCCGGGACGGGACTTAATTTGTAAATGGGTCACTGAAATGTCACAAATGGGCCATTGATATCAGTCGTCGTTGCTTTTTTAACTCATTTAATTTTCCCCAGAATAGGTAAACTCAGATTAAATGAGGGAAGAATATGAGCTCAGGGGCATGGCAACGGGGCCCGATGGGGTGgtctgccccgggttccactcggggtgtgtgtgtgtggcagtcgGCACCCCaccctgtgactcccaagccgagcccctcCAGCTTCCCAGTAAAAAGCTCACTCGGTGCGCCGCGCCGTGCAGcgcaggctttttacctggaggctggaggctcggcttgggattCAGGGGGGCGTCaactgtcacccccctccagctccagggtggcacccgcccGTCGCACCGAGTGAGGCTTTCTACCAGGAGTCTggaggctccgttttgaagtcgtGGGGGGAGCGTGATCCCCCTTTACATAGTGTGCATGTGCAGCTTTGTTACGTAgtgacgcatgcgtcattacgtagcgatGCATGTGCGCTATGAGCAACGCCCTCCCCGGTGGacggcaatttgccaccccgggtgatgcagtggcttcctccgccactgtgtgAGCTGCTATTGTGATGCCAATGACTGTATAGACTCTGGTGAAAACTTGTGCAGGATGAGAACCACCCATCCTAAAATACACACCCATCTCAAAGTATCTCAAGTTATTGGTTTCTCAGGAGACTAGGAATTGGAATTTCACcatacagcggtacctattgggtccctgagatcatcttctgcacctcctcctcaagaggtctggaggctggcaacacaagaacaggccttctcttcagtggctccctgtctgtggaatactctccccagggaagtttgcctggtgccttcattatatacctttagtcttcaagcaaaaatgttccgttttaaccaggcctttggtttatttacttgacatcctatgcccttttaaaatgtgtttttttttggggggggggtattgggttattgtgtttattttgattacagtatatgttttgtggttttatatcttgattttattctgtgaactgccctgagacctccggtcTCCCCTGACATCCAGATATAGTGTGGTATatgaattcaaataataataataatagtagtagtaataataataatagtaatggaCATTGGACATGCTGAGATTGGGCTGGAAGGAGAGAACTACCTTGCTGTTTTTGAAGATGTTGACAAACTCTTAATTCATTAGTGATTTGTTCTGCCTAGATGAGGTAGGCAAGTTATGCTACACCAGCATAGGAAAGGAGGTACTCTTTCAGATATTGGGGGCaaaagtcatttagggctttttaCACTAAGGTCAGCTGCTtgaattggccacccctgcaacTGTTTTAAACAGGAGAATTGAAATGTGAGCCACTACATGGCTCTTGCATACTTCCTACATCCTGTTGGTTTCAATTAGGCTCATACAGAATTTCTCCATGGCTGGCTATGCCCCAGGGTCCATCTGTTGCAGCAGCCTGTTTTCCAGTGCACAAGCCCTTCTTGTTGTTTGTCCCCCACTTATTGACTGCTTCTTCCCCTGCAGCCAAATtccatcacagaatcatagaattgtagagttgggagggacgcTGAGAGTCATCTAGgtcaaacccctgcaatgtagaaatctgGATTAAGGCACCCATTACATCCATCACCTAATGCGCTGTCTTCTATTATTGCAGAGGCGTCTCGCAGTTGGGTTGCAGTCTGGGTAACCGTGTCGTTGTTGGTCTTGGGCATCTTGGTGATCTTGGGCATCATTTGCTACTATCAAAAAGGAAGATGATCATTGGGAAAGAAAGTGAGCCTCAAAGAGACTGTTTTTGGCACAGTGGACACGGCTAAAAGATCCGTTTCTTAGCAAGCTCCCACAGAACCAACAAAGAGAGGGAATAATTTACTGTGATTCAGGACATGACAGCACTCAGCAGAAACTGGAGGATACCTGAAAGCACATGAATTCCATTAATCTGCTACTACAGTAGCTGTAGACAAAATCAGGGAATGCTGTTGTGAAgagcagaggtggagctagctgctcaggCAGTCGGAgcagcgcacatgctgtgcaccagGGGGCGGAGCATTCCAACCAGGGGGTGCGATCCGCGCAGCGGATCGCCACTGGGGGGGTTTctcaccccccctcagggatgacacctggggagagcagcccccaccgccccccttcccaCTCCCCTGGTGAACAGCCAAGTACCTTTAGAGCAGCTGGAGTGGATCTTAGAGCTCTGGCAGAGAGAACACATAGAATATGGTATCAGGCATGGAATTCAGCTAGAAAAGAATCTTTGTATTAATCATGGGTGAGGGGATCAAGTTTTCAGCCCTTATGGATGTGGAAAACGTCCACTGAAATCTCAGAAGCTTAGTCTGGTTTGATTAAAAATCCCAGCCGTTGTAGGGAGATCT
This window harbors:
- the LOC118077844 gene encoding uncharacterized protein LOC118077844 — encoded protein: MIPVLSLNFAVLLIFWLPVGHFLDTCNVTIHPEAPVVELGGSVNLNCTTTCANYTRLDWEVSVGGGLQKGDGWLSINIANVSEWELQPICVVQRTGFDPLDTNVVIYLYQFSTPDIYLTSNIVANHWEKIVCSIPSLKVRGSSSPSNVSIFLKKGSNILKWERSISVEYSFLAKPQEDGDVILCEAHLQVGSEVLQKSANRTLKIVASPYNVNVSTNFTAYKTGAPLVVKCHAEGKPFPEFSWDLPSQTGVEYSDSNKTITIPSAQIYHNGTYRCLVHNVYGNGSAEVDILYEEASRSWVAVWVTVSLLVLGILVILGIICYYQKGR